Proteins from one Planctomyces sp. SH-PL62 genomic window:
- a CDS encoding Ig-like domain-containing protein: MLATTGPFYFQAELAATPPPQNAALAGSVAISQDGLTIAATSDSRVGDPGPGSVTVFTKQDGVWAGEAVLAPPELEGGPWHTDTVAMSADGDRLVFAISTESVRGPLVMSVYDRSGGEWTSTQTITIPDSGFHRALAMSGDGRVIAVGLPSGGSEDPNARGLVRTFEESGGTWSSTAELRFPEESRGDGMGTSVSLSGDGRTLAVGVRNPPDASGSVLLFEDGDAGWGLASRIGTSERYWDGPKTALSADGDHLLVGGVQIDEDVQRVYSRAFAYARDESGWVAEGAFVGVEEDAGGLPLALAIDADGTRAVIGVDGRGFIPGSAFVYARTGSNWGRIDELADPEAFVGSRFGASVAIGGGSVVVGDPTKDNPAGGGAAFVFREPQGFEVVTDPVDQLGRPLSTVTFTAAAGGAEGITAQWQVSADGGATWTDVPQARGLSLAVVPTLADSGKQYRAVFTDGGGATVVSRAATLTVAEATPLITIEVSDDHVFFYEPMTITVRLHSDGSTPRVPDGGAVEVGMQLFKQTVRVYNGVATLTIPANVFRPGIYTITATYDGAADPVFGSGFGYTTQVIQKAFVKVETQPLATRPVVGRPVDLSAIISQVEPDLLDGTGPTGYALFYGLGDGLGAAFLERPPHPPVLPSTVTYTATFTRPGDYAVVVYYAGDDWNEPLASGNFFITVDPAPTSIQLDPSGTQYADYGEAVFYTVTVTTDDLRPAPGFVSVRSPFYTGPGEFALDAQGRARIPIQGLPAGGRSVTFTYTDPDGLHASREITAAIGVYKAPTTVTLETARPSVAEGDMALVTATVRYASSDFAPASGFVELYVGSRLTGRYALGPGGRVSVPTYYLAAWSYTLTAVFVESGNLQGSVSNQVVQQVTPRPAPPTEAATAVAVWSTASPIRAGQALEFVAQVGGVVGGSGSPRPTSGLVRFYLGLKPIAERPIDADGRATLAARFDAPGEYLITAVFLGGGGFPTGQSNHLRQLVLADPIPASGGPSGQAAPPSPRRDQSLAAAEMRRTAFATARAERLARLALRRPPALRSARP; the protein is encoded by the coding sequence GTGCTCGCCACGACGGGCCCGTTCTACTTCCAGGCGGAACTGGCGGCGACTCCGCCGCCGCAGAACGCCGCACTCGCCGGATCGGTCGCCATCTCCCAGGACGGCCTCACGATCGCCGCGACCTCGGACTCCCGCGTGGGCGACCCCGGGCCGGGGAGCGTCACGGTCTTCACGAAACAGGACGGAGTTTGGGCCGGCGAGGCCGTCCTCGCTCCTCCCGAGCTCGAGGGGGGCCCCTGGCACACAGACACGGTGGCGATGAGTGCGGACGGCGACCGCCTGGTGTTCGCGATCTCCACCGAGAGCGTGCGCGGCCCCCTCGTGATGAGCGTCTACGACCGCTCGGGCGGGGAGTGGACCTCGACCCAGACCATCACGATCCCCGACTCCGGTTTCCATCGCGCCCTGGCGATGAGCGGCGACGGCCGCGTGATCGCGGTCGGATTGCCCTCGGGCGGGTCCGAAGACCCGAACGCCCGGGGACTCGTGCGAACCTTCGAGGAATCGGGCGGAACCTGGTCGTCGACGGCCGAATTGAGATTCCCGGAGGAAAGCCGGGGCGACGGGATGGGGACCTCGGTCTCGCTCTCCGGGGACGGCAGGACGCTGGCCGTCGGCGTCCGAAACCCCCCGGACGCGTCCGGCTCGGTCCTCCTCTTCGAGGACGGCGACGCCGGCTGGGGGCTCGCCAGCCGGATCGGGACTTCCGAACGATACTGGGACGGGCCGAAGACCGCCTTGAGCGCGGACGGCGACCACCTCCTCGTGGGGGGCGTCCAAATTGATGAGGATGTGCAGCGGGTCTACTCCAGGGCGTTCGCTTACGCACGCGACGAGTCCGGGTGGGTGGCCGAGGGCGCGTTCGTCGGGGTCGAGGAAGATGCCGGCGGGCTCCCCCTGGCGCTGGCGATCGACGCCGACGGCACCCGGGCCGTCATCGGGGTGGACGGGCGGGGCTTCATCCCCGGCTCGGCCTTCGTCTACGCCCGGACCGGCTCGAACTGGGGGCGCATCGACGAACTGGCCGATCCCGAGGCGTTCGTCGGGAGCCGGTTCGGGGCCTCGGTGGCGATCGGCGGCGGCTCGGTGGTCGTCGGCGACCCCACGAAGGACAACCCCGCCGGCGGGGGCGCGGCGTTCGTCTTCCGCGAGCCCCAGGGATTCGAGGTGGTGACGGACCCCGTCGACCAGCTGGGCCGCCCCCTGTCGACGGTCACGTTCACCGCCGCCGCGGGCGGGGCCGAGGGGATCACGGCGCAATGGCAGGTCAGCGCCGACGGCGGCGCGACCTGGACCGACGTCCCCCAGGCCCGGGGCCTCTCTCTCGCCGTCGTGCCGACCCTGGCCGATTCGGGGAAGCAGTACCGCGCCGTCTTCACCGACGGCGGCGGCGCGACGGTCGTCAGCCGGGCCGCGACGCTGACCGTCGCCGAGGCCACGCCGCTCATCACGATCGAGGTCTCGGACGATCACGTCTTCTTCTACGAACCGATGACGATCACCGTGCGCCTCCACTCGGACGGCTCGACCCCGAGGGTGCCCGACGGCGGCGCCGTCGAGGTGGGCATGCAACTGTTCAAGCAGACGGTGCGGGTCTACAACGGCGTCGCGACCTTGACGATCCCGGCCAACGTCTTCCGGCCGGGGATCTACACCATCACGGCGACCTACGATGGGGCCGCCGATCCGGTCTTCGGCTCGGGCTTCGGCTACACGACGCAGGTCATCCAGAAGGCCTTCGTGAAGGTCGAGACCCAACCGCTCGCGACGCGACCGGTCGTGGGTCGGCCAGTCGACCTGTCCGCGATCATTTCCCAGGTCGAGCCGGACCTGCTCGACGGGACCGGGCCGACGGGCTACGCCCTGTTCTACGGCCTCGGCGACGGCCTCGGCGCCGCATTCCTCGAACGGCCCCCCCATCCCCCCGTGCTGCCGTCGACCGTGACCTACACGGCCACGTTCACCCGGCCGGGCGACTATGCGGTCGTCGTTTACTATGCGGGCGACGATTGGAATGAGCCGCTGGCCTCCGGCAACTTCTTCATCACGGTCGATCCCGCGCCGACCTCGATCCAGCTCGATCCCTCGGGTACGCAGTACGCCGACTACGGGGAGGCGGTCTTCTACACGGTGACCGTCACGACGGACGACCTCCGCCCGGCCCCCGGCTTCGTCTCCGTCCGGTCCCCGTTCTACACCGGCCCGGGCGAATTCGCCCTCGACGCGCAGGGCCGGGCGAGGATCCCGATCCAGGGGCTGCCCGCCGGCGGTCGTTCCGTGACGTTCACCTACACGGACCCGGACGGCCTCCACGCAAGCCGCGAGATCACCGCGGCGATCGGCGTCTACAAGGCCCCGACGACCGTGACGCTGGAGACCGCCCGCCCGTCCGTGGCCGAGGGCGACATGGCCCTGGTCACCGCGACCGTCCGCTACGCCTCCTCGGATTTCGCGCCGGCGTCCGGGTTCGTCGAGTTGTACGTCGGGAGTCGCCTCACCGGCAGGTACGCGCTCGGGCCGGGCGGCCGCGTGAGCGTGCCGACCTACTACCTCGCGGCGTGGAGCTACACCCTGACGGCCGTCTTCGTGGAGTCGGGCAACCTCCAGGGGAGCGTCTCCAACCAGGTCGTGCAGCAGGTCACCCCCCGCCCGGCCCCGCCCACGGAGGCGGCGACCGCCGTCGCAGTATGGTCCACGGCGAGCCCGATCCGGGCCGGCCAGGCGCTGGAGTTCGTCGCCCAGGTTGGCGGCGTCGTCGGCGGGTCGGGCTCGCCCCGGCCAACCTCCGGGCTGGTCCGATTCTATCTCGGCCTCAAGCCGATCGCGGAGAGACCGATCGACGCCGACGGCCGGGCGACGCTCGCGGCCCGCTTCGACGCGCCCGGCGAATACCTGATCACCGCCGTCTTCCTCGGGGGAGGGGGCTTCCCGACGGGCCAGTCGAACCACCTCCGTCAGTTGGTGCTGGCCGATCCCATCCCGGCCTCGGGAGGGCCTTCCGGCCAGGCCGCCCCGCCGTCCCCCCGGCGGGACCAGTCGCTGGCCGCGGCCGAGATGCGGCGGACGGCGTTCGCGACCGCGAGGGCCGAGCGGCTGGCGAGGCTCGCCCTGCGTCGGCCTCCCGCCCTGCGATCGGCCCGACCCTGA
- a CDS encoding LD-carboxypeptidase: MLRNSSRPIAFLAAFLLSCALASGEDWTRPRPLRAGDVIRFVAPAGVVSGDEVRRCRELFEAKGYKVVVPENIERRHLYLNGTDEERAAELNEALRDPEARAVFACRGGYGLTRILDRLDYDALAEHPKIVLGFSDLTGLHLAIGAKCRLVSFHGPMPLASLNREDGDRKYASDLLWRLLRTGTYADSPSPEAALTIPAPSPAQRPKALVPGKATGRLTGGNLSLVAATVGTPYQIETKGRILFLEDTHEAAYRVDRMLSQLRLAGLLDGLSGVVLGSFDGADEKELAAVFRDYFADRGFPVLAGFPVGHIPHNAALPYGVPAEIDADAATLRLLESPLAAE, encoded by the coding sequence ATGCTCCGCAATTCGTCCCGCCCGATCGCGTTCCTCGCCGCGTTCCTGCTCTCGTGCGCCCTCGCCTCCGGTGAGGACTGGACCAGGCCCCGGCCCCTCCGCGCCGGCGACGTCATCCGATTCGTCGCCCCGGCCGGTGTGGTCTCCGGCGACGAGGTCCGGCGCTGTCGCGAACTCTTCGAGGCCAAGGGCTACAAGGTGGTCGTCCCCGAAAACATCGAGCGCCGGCACCTCTATCTGAACGGGACCGACGAGGAGCGGGCGGCCGAGTTGAACGAGGCCTTACGCGACCCCGAGGCCCGCGCCGTCTTCGCCTGCCGGGGGGGCTACGGCCTGACCCGCATCCTGGACCGGCTCGACTATGACGCGCTGGCCGAGCACCCGAAGATCGTCCTCGGCTTCTCCGACCTGACGGGGCTCCACCTGGCGATCGGCGCGAAGTGCCGACTCGTGAGCTTCCACGGCCCGATGCCCCTGGCCTCGCTCAATCGGGAGGACGGCGACCGCAAGTACGCCTCCGACCTCCTCTGGCGGCTGCTCCGCACCGGGACGTACGCCGACTCCCCGTCGCCCGAGGCCGCGCTCACGATCCCGGCCCCCTCGCCGGCCCAGCGGCCCAAGGCGCTGGTTCCCGGCAAGGCGACCGGCAGGCTGACGGGCGGCAACCTCTCGCTGGTCGCGGCGACGGTCGGCACCCCTTACCAGATCGAGACGAAGGGCCGCATCCTGTTCCTCGAAGACACGCACGAGGCCGCCTATCGGGTCGACCGGATGCTCAGCCAACTTCGCCTCGCCGGCCTCCTCGACGGCCTCTCCGGCGTGGTCCTGGGGAGCTTCGACGGGGCCGACGAGAAGGAGCTGGCGGCCGTCTTCCGCGACTACTTCGCCGACAGGGGATTCCCGGTCCTCGCCGGCTTCCCGGTCGGCCACATCCCCCACAACGCCGCGCTCCCCTACGGCGTCCCCGCCGAGATCGACGCCGACGCCGCGACGCTCCGGCTGCTGGAGTCGCCGCTGGCGGCCGAGTGA
- a CDS encoding N,N-dimethylformamidase beta subunit family domain-containing protein, with product MAPPPGMNRRDWMKTTTAAGLASTVIPVRAATPADPDRIRVENQKPGTRDWMNTNVRVDPKTNFRSPGIEGYVSHTSIRPGETITFHVSTNPASRFTIELYRMGFYQGHGARLVEKLGTFPGQVQPDPEIGPMRLRECLWEPCASFKIPDDWVSGVYLGKLRAEREGLESYVVFVVRDDRQADYLFQVSDNTWNAYNRWPSQFALYDDGKKNWYWGPDVQTSFDRPYGKYCQIFDAPLSVGSGEWLLWEFPLAFWMEQHGYDLTYISNIDTHLDPEGLRRAKGWISIGHDEYWSLEMFENMKKARDDGLNLAFLSGNSICGVVDIHPSSDGRPGRIIERVGRFGSPRKEEIEQGFPEEALFKKNGPNEATLIGAQSTFPVTGGGDWICTKPDHWLFQGTDMKQGDAIGGLVGWEWHGEPWDIPGLEIVASGPTKSPRGEGVYTATIYPGPKNNFVFNASTIWWATGLSSPPGFIMPDVYTRPKGVDPRVQRITTNLLERLRGTP from the coding sequence ATGGCACCGCCTCCGGGCATGAATCGGCGCGATTGGATGAAGACCACGACGGCGGCCGGCCTGGCCTCCACCGTCATCCCCGTCCGGGCGGCGACCCCCGCCGACCCCGACCGCATCCGTGTCGAGAACCAGAAGCCCGGCACGCGGGACTGGATGAACACCAACGTCCGGGTCGATCCCAAGACGAATTTCCGTTCTCCCGGGATCGAGGGCTACGTCTCGCACACCAGCATCCGCCCCGGCGAGACGATCACCTTCCACGTCAGCACCAATCCGGCCTCGCGGTTCACGATCGAGCTGTACCGGATGGGCTTCTATCAGGGCCACGGGGCGCGGCTGGTCGAGAAGCTGGGAACGTTCCCCGGTCAGGTCCAGCCCGATCCCGAGATCGGCCCGATGCGGCTCCGCGAGTGCCTCTGGGAGCCTTGCGCCTCCTTCAAGATCCCCGACGATTGGGTCAGCGGCGTCTACCTGGGCAAGCTCAGGGCCGAGCGCGAGGGGTTGGAGAGCTACGTCGTCTTCGTGGTCCGCGACGACCGCCAGGCCGACTATCTGTTCCAGGTCTCCGACAACACCTGGAACGCCTACAACCGATGGCCGTCGCAGTTCGCGCTCTACGACGACGGCAAGAAGAACTGGTACTGGGGCCCGGACGTCCAGACCAGCTTCGATCGCCCCTACGGCAAGTACTGCCAGATCTTCGACGCGCCGCTCTCCGTCGGCTCGGGCGAGTGGCTCCTCTGGGAGTTCCCGCTGGCCTTCTGGATGGAGCAGCACGGCTACGACCTGACCTACATCTCCAACATCGACACCCACCTCGATCCCGAAGGCCTGCGTCGCGCGAAGGGCTGGATCTCGATCGGCCACGACGAGTACTGGTCGCTGGAGATGTTCGAGAACATGAAGAAGGCCCGCGACGACGGGCTCAACCTGGCCTTCCTGTCCGGCAACAGCATCTGCGGCGTCGTCGACATCCACCCGTCGAGCGACGGCCGACCCGGCCGGATCATCGAGCGCGTCGGCCGGTTCGGCTCGCCTCGCAAGGAGGAGATCGAGCAGGGCTTCCCCGAGGAGGCGCTCTTCAAGAAGAACGGGCCGAACGAGGCCACGCTGATCGGCGCGCAGAGCACCTTCCCCGTCACCGGCGGCGGCGACTGGATCTGCACCAAGCCCGACCACTGGCTCTTCCAGGGGACGGACATGAAGCAGGGGGACGCGATCGGCGGCCTCGTCGGCTGGGAATGGCACGGCGAGCCCTGGGACATCCCCGGCCTGGAGATCGTCGCCAGCGGGCCGACCAAGAGCCCCCGAGGCGAAGGGGTTTACACGGCCACCATCTACCCCGGCCCCAAGAACAACTTCGTCTTCAACGCCTCCACCATCTGGTGGGCGACCGGCCTGTCGAGCCCCCCCGGGTTCATCATGCCCGACGTCTACACCCGGCCCAAGGGGGTCGACCCGCGCGTCCAGCGGATCACGACCAACCTGCTCGAACGCCTGCGCGGCACTCCCTGA